A stretch of the Arachis stenosperma cultivar V10309 chromosome 6, arast.V10309.gnm1.PFL2, whole genome shotgun sequence genome encodes the following:
- the LOC130934788 gene encoding uncharacterized protein LOC130934788, whose product MVHFFVNNVRPYPLIWSLVLAFLFLDATPYAAKIVTVEEICKNPNPAYALTFAYCSNLLNSIPGGAKGANVDSLAQYTLEVLQSNLTNTVNLLKSLIANSSTSPDLLDVYHICLNNLDDIGGRGQQGALAEIKAIKNGLKQHAYGLVISGLHDTFFYLRSCTSVDHGTPNREFHDPSLLPQYTGDILKVIGILDAISGYLFS is encoded by the coding sequence ATGGTTCATTTCTTTGTGAATAATGTTAGACCTTATCCCTTGATCTGGTCACTAGTACTagcttttcttttccttgatgcAACCCCCTACGCAGCAAAAATTGTGACAGTTGAAGAAATTTGCAAAAACCCTAATCCTGCATATGCGTTAACGTTTGCTTATTGTTCAAATCTTCTAAATTCAATTCCCGGTGGTGCTAAAGGAGCAAACGTTGATTCCTTAGCACAATATACACTTGAAGTTCTTCAGTCCAATCTTACAAACACAGTGAACCTTCTCAAATCTTTGATTGCAAATTCTAGTACTAGCCCTGACTTGCTAGATGTCTACCATATTTGTTTGAACAACCTTGATGATATTGGTGGTCGTGGCCAGCAAGGTGCACTAGCTGAAATTAAAGCCATAAAAAATGGTTTGAAGCAACATGCTTACGGTCTTGTCATATCTGGTCTTCACGATACATTTTTTTACCTTCGTAGTTGTACGTCTGTAGATCATGGAACCCCAAATCGAGAGTTCCATGATCCATCACTGCTTCCACAATATACTGGTGATATCCTGAAAGTTATTGGTATACTTGATGCCATCTCTGGTTATTTGTTCTCTTAG
- the LOC130934789 gene encoding uncharacterized protein LOC130934789, whose amino-acid sequence MVHFFVNNVRPYPLIWSLVLAFLFLDATPYAAKIVTVEEICKNPNPAFALTFAYCSNLLNSIPGGTKEANVDSLAQYTLEVLQSNLTNTVNLLNSLIANSSTSPDLLDVYHICLNNLDDIGGRGQGALAEIERIKNGLKEHIYSLFISGLTDTLIYLQNCMSVDHGTPNREFHDPSLLPQYTGDIQKVIGILEAMSVYLFP is encoded by the coding sequence ATGGTTCATTTCTTTGTGAATAATGTTAGACCTTATCCCTTGATCTGGTCACTAGTACTagcttttcttttccttgatgcAACCCCTTACGCAGCAAAAATTGTGACAGTTGAAGAAATTTGCAAAAACCCTAATCCTGCATTTGCGTTAACGTTTGCTTATTGTTCAAATCTTCTAAATTCAATTCCCGGTGGTACTAAAGAAGCAAACGTTGATTCCTTAGCACAATACACACTTGAAGTTCTTCAGTCCAATCTTACAAATACAGTGAACCTTCTCAACTCTTTGATTGCAAATTCTAGTACTAGCCCTGACTTGCTAGATGTCTACCATATTTGTTTGAACAACCTTGATGATATTGGTGGTCGTGGCCAGGGTGCACTAGCTGAAattgaaagaataaaaaatggTTTGAAGGAACATATTTACTCTCTATTCATATCTGGTCTTACCGATACGCTTATCTACCTTCAAAATTGTATGTCTGTAGATCATGGAACCCCAAATCGAGAGTTCCATGATCCATCACTGCTTCCACAATATACTGGTGATATCCAGAAAGTTATTGGTATACTTGAAGCCATGTCTGTTTATTTGTTCCCTTAG
- the LOC130934787 gene encoding uncharacterized protein LOC130934787 encodes MRSRLMEYEANHRSSAVTVVVFLTVGARALLCCAPFLFLCSRRAEASVTASSSADGSGVAQQLIVNSETFAVLSEVHSLVVCILKRLGGKDDGMSGNFANLLLLITLNFISAIINAGVAGCCIGLALGFSGAPQALLQSCLTFGAFSFIMEGLNKQQPALAIPISRKTSLQHNTHPPLVLPLQFPLPDEMKGAFSFFKKRNKGAHGGYPILSINFIYYKKPNGKVDSLV; translated from the exons ATGAGGAGCCGGCTAATGGAATACGAAGCCAAT CATCGCTCTTCTGCTGTCACTGTAGTGGTGTTCCTCACAGTTGGAGCCCGCGCCTTGTTATGCTGTGCTCCATTTTTGTTCCTCTGCTCGCGCCGTGCCGAAGCGTCTG TCACAGCGAGCAGCAGCGCGGATGGGAGCGGGGTAGCACAGCAACTTATTGTGAATTCGGAG ACGTTTGCTGTTTTGTCTGAAGTTCATAGTTTGGTTGTTTGCATCTTGAAAAGACTTGGAGGAAAGGATGATGGTATGAGTGGGAACTTTGctaatcttcttcttctgattACTTTAAACTTCATATCTGCAATTATTAATGCTGGAGTAGCTGGATGTTGTATTGGCCTTGCACTAGGCTTTTCAG GTGCGCCACAAGCTCTCTTGCAGAGCTGCCTCACTTTTGGGGCATTTTCCTTTATTATGGAAGGGCTAAACAAGCAGCAACCAGCACTTGCGATTCCAATCTCCCGGAAAACAAGTTTGCAACACAATACACACCCGCCCCTCGTACTCCCCCTTCAGTTCCCTCTTCCAGATGAAATGAAAGgtgctttttcctttttcaagaAGCGCAACAAGGGAGCTCATG GTGGCTACCCTATCCTAAGCATCAATTTCATATATTACAAGAAGCCAAATGGTAAGGTGGATTCTCTGGTGTAG